In Maridesulfovibrio sp., a single genomic region encodes these proteins:
- a CDS encoding tetratricopeptide repeat protein, whose amino-acid sequence MSHLDYEINKELGECYLFMGELDKAEDYYKKAAGSNGVHPDPYIGLATIAVQRGEYDDAMSLYEKAHSVEVTDKSHAGMGLIQMETSRQEEAFTNFSEALSLNPGNMVALFGIIRIGHECEKVAEAAPYLERFLEISPEKHEVRYSLAGLYICMDEKEKAVEQLEMILEMDPSNESAKELLDQI is encoded by the coding sequence ATGAGTCACCTGGATTACGAAATTAACAAGGAATTGGGCGAGTGTTATCTGTTCATGGGCGAACTGGACAAGGCTGAAGACTATTACAAGAAGGCTGCCGGATCCAACGGCGTGCATCCCGATCCGTACATCGGGCTTGCTACCATTGCGGTGCAGAGGGGCGAGTATGATGATGCCATGAGTCTGTACGAAAAGGCACACTCTGTTGAAGTCACTGACAAGAGCCATGCCGGAATGGGCTTGATCCAGATGGAAACCTCCCGTCAGGAAGAAGCGTTCACAAATTTTTCCGAGGCACTCAGCCTCAATCCGGGCAATATGGTTGCCCTGTTTGGAATCATCCGCATCGGACACGAATGCGAAAAAGTTGCCGAAGCAGCTCCCTATCTGGAAAGATTTCTCGAAATCTCTCCGGAAAAGCATGAAGTCCGCTATTCTCTCGCAGGTCTTTACATCTGCATGGACGAAAAGGAAAAGGCCGTAGAGCAGCTTGAGATGATTCTCGAAATGGATCCTTCCAACGAATCGGCAAAGGAACTGCTGGACCAGATCTAG